The Marivivens sp. LCG002 genome contains a region encoding:
- a CDS encoding TIM barrel protein: MSYTFPLAACAEMLWQDKPIEWRAAKLTEMGFGVGLWNWPNHDLAKLEKVGAHYTIMNGYLVGRLSDKEGADMLLASARETALVGKRLGVDRLNLHGTGLGDFGLPIPQLSAFAPGMELRARETLHRICDMAEELDVVFTLENLNPVDHPGCPFGSTADVLSLVSAVNRPQLRINLDLYHTQIGEGDVIRWAEACMPWVGEYQVADNPGRFEPGTGEMHYPNIARAIYDMGYRGPVGMEAFAKGDPEAALAAFRNAFTVEV; encoded by the coding sequence ATGAGTTATACCTTTCCCCTTGCCGCTTGCGCCGAAATGCTCTGGCAGGACAAGCCCATCGAATGGCGGGCCGCAAAGCTCACCGAGATGGGCTTTGGTGTCGGCCTTTGGAATTGGCCGAACCACGATCTGGCCAAGCTTGAAAAGGTCGGTGCGCATTACACGATCATGAACGGTTACCTCGTTGGACGTCTGTCCGACAAGGAAGGCGCGGATATGCTGCTCGCTTCGGCCCGCGAAACCGCACTGGTCGGCAAGCGTCTGGGCGTTGATCGCCTGAACCTTCACGGCACGGGTCTCGGAGACTTCGGCCTTCCGATCCCGCAGCTTTCGGCCTTTGCGCCGGGGATGGAGCTTCGTGCCCGCGAAACGCTCCACCGGATTTGCGACATGGCCGAGGAACTGGACGTGGTCTTCACGCTCGAGAACCTCAATCCCGTCGATCACCCCGGCTGCCCGTTCGGCTCGACCGCCGATGTTCTGTCGCTCGTATCGGCGGTGAACCGACCGCAGCTACGCATCAATCTGGACCTTTATCATACCCAGATCGGCGAGGGCGACGTGATCCGCTGGGCCGAGGCCTGCATGCCGTGGGTCGGTGAATATCAGGTTGCCGACAATCCCGGCCGCTTTGAGCCCGGCACAGGCGAGATGCATTACCCGAACATTGCCCGCGCGATCTACGACATGGGCTATCGCGGCCCCGTCGGCATGGAAGCCTTTGCCAAAGGCGACCCCGAGGCCGCCTTGGCCGCTTTCCGCAACGCATTTACCGTAGAGGTCTGA
- a CDS encoding cytidine deaminase: MSLVDDARKVRENAYAPYSKFKVGAALRTIDGSVFVGVNVENVAYPEGTCAEAGAIAAMCAAGQTRIAEVAVIADSPEPVSPCGGCRQKLAEFASADVKVTLATTDGLLQETTVGALLPGVFSQDHMSRT; this comes from the coding sequence ATGTCTTTGGTCGATGACGCGCGCAAGGTGCGCGAGAACGCCTATGCGCCCTATTCCAAGTTCAAAGTCGGTGCCGCCCTGCGCACCATCGACGGGTCGGTCTTTGTCGGGGTCAATGTCGAAAACGTCGCCTATCCCGAAGGCACCTGTGCCGAAGCGGGGGCGATAGCCGCCATGTGCGCGGCGGGTCAGACCCGCATCGCAGAGGTCGCCGTCATCGCGGACAGTCCCGAGCCTGTCTCTCCCTGCGGCGGCTGTCGCCAGAAACTGGCGGAATTCGCTTCGGCGGATGTAAAGGTCACGCTCGCCACGACCGACGGACTTTTGCAGGAAACAACGGTGGGCGCGCTTCTTCCGGGTGTGTTCAGCCAAGACCACATGAGCCGCACCTGA
- a CDS encoding AEC family transporter → MLHVLTHNILPVFSMLALGFLLGRLGKVSRQEAAAVNRVAFLVLQPALIFPLINGLHWEEFRLDALGLYALGQVAVFVLTFVVATRVFKRETPEAWLLSMATIFVNTLLYVWPISFLIYGAGAVLPITGIVAWDSAFSFAFFIVTTDLMMNREATALQSLKRVGSNPVLIAILLGAVTNALGIATPEPILTGMKFAGAAAAPLTLFALGVILSGHAMKPSATILTVSGIKILVFPLVVWLLLRLGTRPQEWNDLVLLTSAGPSGAMAFALAMLHGVRTDQIAPVIIWTSVLSLVSLALLA, encoded by the coding sequence ATGCTTCACGTTCTCACGCACAACATTCTCCCCGTCTTTTCGATGCTTGCGCTCGGCTTTTTGCTCGGGCGCTTGGGGAAAGTGTCGCGCCAAGAGGCGGCGGCGGTGAACCGTGTGGCCTTTCTCGTCCTTCAACCCGCGCTCATCTTTCCGCTGATCAACGGTCTTCATTGGGAAGAGTTCAGGCTTGACGCTTTGGGCCTCTATGCGCTGGGGCAAGTGGCCGTCTTCGTTCTTACCTTTGTCGTTGCCACCCGCGTTTTCAAACGCGAAACGCCCGAAGCTTGGCTCCTTTCGATGGCGACGATCTTTGTGAACACGTTGCTTTATGTCTGGCCGATCTCGTTCCTGATCTATGGGGCAGGGGCGGTGCTTCCGATCACGGGGATCGTGGCATGGGACTCTGCGTTCTCGTTCGCCTTCTTCATCGTCACAACCGATCTTATGATGAACCGCGAGGCAACGGCGCTCCAGTCCCTAAAGCGCGTAGGGAGCAATCCCGTGCTGATCGCGATCCTGCTCGGCGCGGTCACGAATGCGCTGGGCATCGCGACGCCCGAACCGATCCTGACGGGGATGAAATTCGCAGGGGCCGCCGCCGCGCCTTTGACGCTCTTTGCTCTGGGTGTGATCCTGTCGGGCCATGCCATGAAGCCGAGCGCGACGATCCTCACGGTTTCGGGGATCAAAATTCTGGTCTTTCCGCTGGTGGTCTGGCTCTTGCTTCGTCTCGGGACGCGGCCGCAGGAGTGGAATGATCTGGTGCTTCTGACATCGGCGGGACCGTCGGGCGCCATGGCCTTTGCGCTTGCCATGTTGCACGGCGTCAGAACCGACCAGATCGCGCCCGTGATCATCTGGACATCGGTCCTTTCTCTCGTCTCGCTCGCCCTTCTTGCTTAA
- a CDS encoding NAD kinase: MEKIAFVASEAPAAQEASAILTERYGTVPLEEAKVIVALGGDGFMLQTLHATQALPAPVYGMNRGTVGFLMNEYHEDDLLFRLAAAEEEVINPLSMVAYTTDGTRHEALAINEVSLLRAGPQAAKLRISVDGRLRLSELVCDGALVATPAGSTAYNYSAHGPILPIGSDVLALTAMAAFRPRRWRGALLPKSAKVVFDVIDPAKRPVMADADSRSVRNVVKVEIESRKDITHRILFDPGHGLEERLLQEQFV; the protein is encoded by the coding sequence ATGGAAAAGATCGCTTTTGTCGCCAGCGAGGCGCCCGCCGCGCAAGAGGCCTCGGCGATTTTGACCGAGCGCTACGGCACTGTTCCGCTCGAAGAGGCCAAAGTGATCGTCGCGCTCGGCGGCGACGGCTTCATGCTCCAGACGCTTCATGCGACCCAAGCGCTCCCTGCGCCCGTCTATGGGATGAACCGCGGCACGGTCGGCTTCTTGATGAACGAATATCACGAGGACGATCTTCTTTTTCGTCTCGCTGCCGCCGAAGAAGAGGTGATCAACCCCCTGTCCATGGTGGCCTATACCACCGACGGGACGCGGCACGAGGCTTTGGCGATCAACGAAGTCAGCCTCCTGCGCGCGGGTCCTCAGGCCGCCAAGCTGCGTATCTCGGTGGATGGCCGCTTGCGGCTCTCCGAGCTGGTGTGCGACGGGGCTCTTGTGGCGACGCCTGCGGGCTCGACCGCATACAACTACTCGGCCCATGGTCCGATCCTTCCGATCGGGTCGGATGTGCTCGCGCTGACCGCAATGGCTGCATTCCGCCCCCGCCGTTGGCGCGGCGCGCTCTTGCCTAAATCGGCCAAGGTCGTCTTTGACGTGATCGACCCCGCCAAACGGCCCGTGATGGCCGATGCCGACAGCCGTTCGGTCCGCAATGTGGTCAAGGTCGAGATCGAGAGCCGTAAGGACATCACCCACCGCATTCTCTTTGATCCCGGTCATGGGCTTGAAGAGCGTCTGTTGCAGGAACAGTTCGTCTAA
- a CDS encoding DUF817 domain-containing protein, protein MQTRTLERRLGDWLRAKLPTPITEFVMFVVKMGWATLFGGLLLVGMIVSSKIWQADWPIARYDALVAYALTLQILFLVFKLETFSEAKVILLFHLTGTIMEVFKLHMGSWDYPGAGVLKIAGVPLFSGFMYASVGSFMARAIRLFDMRFAPFPPYALTLLFAGVIYLNFFTHHFIPDLRIGIFLCSLLLFWRTRIWFEIGRWYWMPLPLAAFLSSFFLWIAENVGTATQTWLYNGQSASDLVNFSKMGSWYMLLYVAFGTVTLVLREPLSKGPIDPNRPAG, encoded by the coding sequence ATGCAGACAAGAACGCTCGAGAGGCGATTGGGCGACTGGCTCCGCGCCAAACTCCCGACCCCGATTACCGAATTCGTCATGTTCGTCGTCAAGATGGGCTGGGCCACGCTCTTTGGCGGTCTGCTTCTCGTCGGGATGATCGTCTCGAGCAAAATCTGGCAAGCCGATTGGCCGATTGCACGATACGACGCTCTGGTCGCCTATGCGTTGACGCTCCAGATCCTTTTCCTCGTTTTCAAGCTGGAGACCTTCTCGGAAGCCAAGGTGATCTTGTTGTTCCACCTTACAGGCACCATCATGGAGGTGTTCAAACTCCATATGGGGAGTTGGGATTACCCCGGAGCGGGCGTTCTCAAAATCGCGGGCGTGCCGCTCTTTTCGGGATTCATGTATGCGTCGGTGGGGAGCTTTATGGCGCGTGCCATCCGGCTCTTTGATATGCGTTTTGCACCCTTTCCGCCCTATGCGCTGACGCTCCTTTTTGCGGGGGTGATCTACCTCAACTTCTTTACCCACCACTTCATACCCGATCTGCGGATCGGTATTTTCCTCTGCTCCCTCCTTCTCTTCTGGCGCACGCGGATCTGGTTCGAGATCGGGCGCTGGTATTGGATGCCCCTTCCGCTTGCGGCTTTTCTGTCCTCATTCTTTCTCTGGATCGCCGAGAACGTGGGGACGGCCACGCAGACATGGCTTTATAACGGCCAATCCGCATCCGATCTGGTGAATTTCTCGAAGATGGGATCGTGGTATATGCTGCTCTATGTGGCGTTCGGCACTGTGACGCTTGTTCTGCGCGAACCATTGTCAAAAGGTCCGATCGACCCGAACAGACCCGCAGGCTGA
- a CDS encoding thymidine phosphorylase, which produces MDARSINAKVREGVSPTEQELRWYARGLANGDVTDAQAAAFAMAVLLNGLTEPSKVALTLAMRDSGQVLEWDLPGPVLDKHSTGGVGDTVSLLLAPALAACGVYVPMISGRGLGHTGGTLDKMEAIPGLNAKISESELKRITREVGCAIVGATGEIAPADKRLYAIRDVSACVESIDLITASILSKKLAAGLEGLVLDVKCGSGAFMKTQDEAEALAQSLVSTAKGAGCKTAAFVTDMTEPLAPTLGNALEVATVMRLLEGDRLAAPRLFDLTVALGGRLLALAGWAEGEGEEMVNEAILSGEAMAHFAKMVAEMGGPKHFDMSWRTDLPKAPATLVIEAKGAGYVREIDGEALGLAVIALGGGRRKETDEIDPRTGLDRVAPKGTPVQKGDPLCIVHAADDTTAQAVAEMIEAAFTIGDVPEITPLVMKRID; this is translated from the coding sequence ATGGATGCCCGTTCGATCAACGCCAAAGTCCGCGAGGGTGTTTCCCCGACCGAGCAGGAATTGCGTTGGTATGCGCGGGGTCTGGCCAACGGTGATGTGACGGATGCCCAAGCGGCGGCTTTTGCCATGGCTGTTCTACTCAACGGCCTGACCGAACCGTCAAAGGTCGCTCTGACCCTTGCGATGCGCGACAGCGGGCAGGTGCTCGAATGGGATCTTCCGGGTCCGGTTCTTGATAAACATTCTACGGGCGGGGTCGGTGATACGGTTTCGCTGCTTCTTGCCCCCGCGCTTGCAGCTTGCGGCGTTTATGTCCCGATGATCTCGGGGCGCGGGCTTGGCCATACGGGCGGCACTCTGGATAAAATGGAAGCCATCCCAGGTCTGAACGCCAAAATCAGCGAAAGCGAACTCAAGCGGATTACCCGCGAAGTCGGCTGTGCCATTGTCGGCGCAACGGGCGAAATCGCTCCTGCGGACAAGCGACTTTATGCGATCCGCGATGTGTCGGCTTGCGTGGAAAGCATCGACCTGATTACCGCGTCGATCCTCTCCAAGAAACTGGCGGCAGGTCTGGAAGGGCTTGTTCTCGATGTCAAATGTGGCTCGGGCGCTTTCATGAAAACCCAAGACGAGGCCGAGGCTTTGGCGCAGTCGCTTGTCTCGACCGCCAAGGGCGCAGGGTGCAAAACGGCGGCCTTTGTGACCGATATGACCGAACCGCTTGCCCCGACGCTTGGAAATGCGCTCGAGGTTGCGACCGTGATGCGGCTTCTCGAAGGAGACCGTCTCGCTGCACCGCGTCTGTTCGATCTGACCGTTGCGCTCGGAGGGCGGCTCCTTGCGCTTGCGGGCTGGGCAGAGGGTGAGGGCGAGGAGATGGTGAACGAGGCGATCCTCTCGGGTGAGGCCATGGCGCATTTCGCCAAGATGGTTGCCGAAATGGGTGGCCCGAAGCATTTCGACATGTCATGGCGCACCGATTTGCCCAAAGCGCCCGCAACCTTGGTCATCGAGGCCAAAGGTGCGGGGTATGTCCGCGAGATCGACGGCGAGGCACTCGGGCTTGCCGTGATCGCGCTTGGCGGCGGTCGCCGCAAGGAAACCGACGAGATCGACCCGCGCACGGGTCTGGATCGTGTCGCGCCCAAGGGCACTCCTGTGCAAAAGGGCGATCCTTTGTGCATCGTGCATGCCGCAGACGACACAACCGCCCAAGCGGTCGCAGAGATGATCGAAGCGGCCTTTACCATCGGGGACGTGCCCGAGATCACGCCGCTCGTCATGAAAAGGATCGACTGA
- a CDS encoding propionyl-CoA synthetase: MTYKEVYESWKADPEAFWMEAAEAIDWVEKPSKALFDEHAPIYEWFSDGKLNACYNAVDRHVENGRGEQAAIIHDSPITKSKHIITYSELQARVASLAGALRAKGIEKGDRVIIYMPMVPEALEAMLACARIGAIHSVVFGGFAANELAVRIDDATPKAIIAGSCGLEPNRVVHYKPLLDGAIELAKHKPDFCVIFQREQEVAKLIEGRDYDWHGFQADVEPAECVPVEGNHPAYILYTSGTTGQPKGVVRHTAGHCVALHWTMKNVYNVNPGEVFWAASDVGWVVGHSYITYAPLLNGNSTIVFEGKPVGTPDAGTFWRIIEEYEVRAFFTAPTAFRAVKREDPKGEFITKYDLSKLRTVYLAGERADPDTIIWAQEKLKKPIIDHWWQTELGYPAVCNPVGIELLPVKIGSPSVSMPGYDFKVVDETGKELPRGELGAIVTPLPLPPGTFPTLWNAEDRFRKSYLNNFPGYYETGDAGIIDEDGYLYIMARTDDVINVAGHRLSTGAMEEVLASHPDVAECAVIGVSDELKGQMPLGFLCLNKGCNRPHDEIVKEVVKLVRDKIGPVAAFKLAVVVDRLPKTRSGKILRATMVKIADSQEFKMPATIDDPAILDEIREALKPLGYAK, from the coding sequence ATGACGTATAAAGAGGTCTACGAGAGCTGGAAGGCCGATCCGGAGGCATTCTGGATGGAGGCTGCCGAAGCCATCGACTGGGTCGAAAAACCCAGCAAGGCACTGTTTGACGAACATGCACCGATTTACGAGTGGTTTTCCGATGGCAAGCTGAACGCCTGTTACAATGCGGTCGACCGTCATGTCGAAAACGGTCGCGGCGAGCAGGCGGCGATCATCCACGACAGCCCGATCACCAAATCCAAGCACATCATCACCTATAGCGAGCTTCAGGCGCGCGTGGCTTCGCTTGCGGGCGCGCTGCGGGCCAAGGGTATCGAAAAAGGCGACCGCGTCATCATCTATATGCCGATGGTGCCCGAAGCATTGGAAGCGATGCTGGCCTGCGCCCGTATCGGTGCGATCCACTCGGTCGTGTTCGGCGGCTTTGCGGCCAACGAGCTTGCCGTGCGGATCGACGATGCAACCCCCAAGGCGATCATTGCAGGGTCTTGCGGGCTCGAACCGAACCGCGTGGTGCATTACAAGCCGCTGCTGGACGGTGCCATCGAGCTTGCCAAGCACAAGCCCGACTTCTGCGTCATTTTCCAGCGCGAGCAGGAAGTCGCCAAGCTGATCGAAGGGCGCGACTATGACTGGCACGGGTTCCAGGCGGATGTCGAGCCTGCAGAATGTGTGCCTGTCGAAGGCAACCACCCTGCCTATATCCTCTACACCTCGGGCACCACGGGTCAGCCCAAGGGCGTTGTGCGTCATACCGCAGGTCACTGCGTTGCGCTGCATTGGACGATGAAGAACGTCTATAACGTGAACCCCGGCGAGGTCTTCTGGGCGGCTTCCGATGTGGGCTGGGTCGTGGGGCACTCCTATATCACCTACGCCCCGCTTCTGAACGGCAACTCGACCATCGTCTTCGAAGGCAAACCCGTCGGCACCCCTGACGCCGGCACCTTCTGGCGCATCATCGAAGAATACGAGGTGCGCGCCTTCTTTACCGCCCCGACTGCCTTCCGCGCCGTGAAGCGCGAGGACCCCAAGGGCGAGTTCATCACGAAATACGATTTGTCCAAGCTGCGCACGGTTTATCTTGCGGGCGAGCGGGCCGATCCCGATACGATCATCTGGGCGCAAGAAAAGCTGAAAAAGCCGATCATCGACCATTGGTGGCAGACCGAGCTTGGCTATCCTGCGGTGTGCAACCCCGTCGGGATCGAGCTTTTGCCGGTCAAAATCGGATCGCCTTCGGTGTCGATGCCCGGCTATGACTTCAAAGTCGTCGATGAAACCGGCAAGGAACTTCCCCGCGGGGAACTTGGCGCGATCGTGACGCCGCTTCCGCTGCCTCCCGGCACCTTCCCGACGCTCTGGAATGCAGAAGATCGCTTCCGTAAATCCTATCTCAACAACTTCCCCGGTTATTACGAGACAGGGGATGCGGGTATCATCGACGAAGACGGTTATCTTTACATCATGGCCCGCACCGATGACGTGATCAACGTCGCGGGCCACCGTCTCTCGACGGGCGCGATGGAGGAAGTGCTTGCCTCGCACCCCGATGTTGCCGAATGCGCTGTGATCGGCGTTTCGGACGAGCTCAAAGGCCAGATGCCGCTTGGCTTTCTTTGCCTGAACAAGGGATGCAACCGCCCCCATGACGAGATCGTCAAAGAGGTGGTCAAGCTGGTGCGTGACAAGATTGGCCCCGTGGCCGCCTTCAAGCTTGCCGTTGTCGTCGACCGCCTCCCCAAGACGCGCTCGGGCAAGATCCTGCGTGCGACGATGGTCAAGATCGCCGACAGCCAAGAGTTCAAGATGCCCGCCACCATCGACGATCCTGCGATCCTTGATGAGATCCGCGAGGCGCTCAAACCTTTGGGTTATGCCAAATAA
- a CDS encoding NADP-dependent malic enzyme encodes MTDDSRDLQRQAALDYHKFPKPGKLEIRATKPLANGRDLSRAYSPGVAEACLEIKANADTARDYTARGNLVAVVSNGTAVLGLGNIGALASKPVMEGKAVLFKKFANIDCFDIELNEPDPYKLADIVCALEPTFGAINLEDIKAPDCFIVEQICRERMGIPVFHDDQHGTAIVVGAAATNALHVAGKKFEDIKVVSTGGGAAGIACLNMLLKLGVKRENVWLCDIAGLVYEGRTEEMTPQKAEYAQKSDLRTLADVIEGADLFLGLSGPGVLKPEMAAKMADRPIIFALANPTPEILPEALNEVAPDAIMATGRSDYPNQVNNVLCFPFIFRGALDVGATEINDEMKIACIEGIAALARATTSAEAAAAYHGEQLTFGRDYLIPKPFDPRLMGVVASAVAKAAMETGVATRPLEDLNAYKQKLDSSVFKSALLMRPVFEAARTAERKIVFAEGEDERVLRAAQAIMEETTDLPILIGRPEVIELRCERAGLSIRPGKDFQIVNPENDPRYRDYWGTYHELMARQGVTPDLAKAIMRTNTTAIGAVMVHRGEADSLICGTFGQFLWHLNYVNQVLGRDGLHPVGALSMMILEDGPLFIADTQVHPEPTPEQIAESVIGAARHVKRFGLVPNIALCSHSQFGNLDTDSGRRMRAALAILDSAPRDFCYEGEMHIDAAFDVELRNRIFPQSRMTGPANVLVFANTDAASGVRNILKTKGGGLEVGPILMGMGNKAHIVTPSITPRGLLNMAAIAGTPVTTYG; translated from the coding sequence ATGACCGATGATAGCCGCGATCTTCAGCGTCAGGCCGCACTCGATTATCACAAGTTTCCCAAACCGGGTAAGCTTGAAATCCGCGCCACCAAGCCGCTCGCCAACGGTCGCGACCTGTCCCGCGCCTATTCACCGGGCGTTGCCGAAGCCTGTCTCGAGATCAAAGCCAATGCCGATACGGCGCGCGACTATACCGCGCGCGGCAACCTCGTTGCGGTCGTCTCGAACGGAACGGCGGTTCTAGGTCTGGGAAACATCGGTGCTCTTGCCTCCAAGCCCGTGATGGAAGGCAAGGCGGTTCTTTTCAAGAAATTCGCCAATATCGATTGTTTCGACATCGAGTTGAACGAGCCCGACCCCTATAAGCTTGCCGATATCGTCTGCGCGCTGGAGCCGACCTTCGGCGCGATCAACCTCGAGGACATCAAGGCACCCGACTGCTTTATCGTCGAACAGATTTGCCGCGAGCGGATGGGCATTCCCGTGTTCCACGACGACCAACACGGCACCGCCATCGTCGTCGGGGCAGCCGCGACCAACGCGCTCCACGTCGCAGGCAAAAAGTTCGAAGACATCAAAGTCGTCTCGACCGGTGGCGGCGCAGCGGGCATCGCCTGCCTCAATATGCTGCTCAAGCTTGGGGTGAAGCGCGAGAATGTTTGGCTCTGTGACATCGCGGGTCTCGTCTATGAGGGCCGCACCGAAGAGATGACACCGCAAAAGGCGGAATACGCCCAGAAGTCCGACTTGCGCACGCTTGCCGATGTGATCGAGGGCGCAGATCTTTTCCTCGGGCTGTCTGGTCCCGGTGTTCTCAAACCCGAAATGGCCGCAAAGATGGCCGATCGCCCGATCATCTTTGCTCTTGCGAACCCCACGCCTGAAATCCTCCCCGAAGCGCTGAACGAGGTTGCGCCCGACGCGATCATGGCGACGGGCCGTTCGGATTATCCGAACCAGGTGAACAACGTCCTCTGCTTCCCGTTCATTTTCCGAGGCGCGCTCGACGTCGGTGCGACCGAAATCAACGACGAGATGAAAATCGCCTGTATCGAAGGGATTGCCGCCCTCGCCCGCGCGACAACCTCTGCCGAAGCCGCAGCGGCCTATCACGGCGAACAGCTCACCTTTGGCCGCGATTATCTCATCCCCAAGCCGTTCGACCCGCGCCTGATGGGCGTTGTCGCCTCGGCTGTGGCCAAGGCCGCGATGGAAACGGGTGTCGCAACGCGCCCGCTCGAAGACCTCAACGCCTATAAGCAAAAGCTCGACAGCTCGGTCTTCAAGTCCGCGCTGCTGATGCGCCCCGTGTTCGAGGCCGCACGCACCGCGGAGCGCAAGATCGTCTTTGCCGAAGGCGAGGATGAACGCGTCCTTCGTGCCGCCCAAGCCATCATGGAAGAGACCACGGATCTTCCGATCCTGATCGGCCGCCCCGAGGTCATCGAGCTGCGCTGCGAACGCGCAGGCCTGAGCATTCGCCCCGGCAAGGACTTCCAGATCGTAAACCCCGAGAACGATCCGCGGTATCGCGATTACTGGGGCACCTATCACGAGCTGATGGCCCGTCAGGGCGTCACTCCCGATCTGGCCAAGGCGATCATGCGCACCAACACAACCGCCATCGGTGCGGTCATGGTCCATCGCGGCGAGGCGGACAGCCTCATCTGCGGCACCTTCGGTCAGTTCCTCTGGCACCTCAACTATGTCAATCAGGTGCTGGGACGTGATGGTCTCCACCCTGTCGGCGCTTTGTCGATGATGATCCTTGAAGATGGGCCGCTCTTTATCGCCGACACACAGGTTCACCCCGAACCGACCCCCGAGCAAATCGCGGAGAGCGTCATCGGCGCAGCACGTCACGTCAAACGCTTCGGCCTCGTTCCCAATATCGCGCTTTGCTCGCATTCGCAGTTCGGCAACCTCGACACGGACTCGGGCCGCCGTATGCGGGCGGCTCTGGCGATCCTCGACAGTGCCCCGCGTGACTTCTGCTACGAAGGCGAAATGCACATCGATGCCGCCTTTGACGTCGAGCTGCGCAACCGCATCTTCCCGCAGTCGCGCATGACAGGTCCCGCCAACGTTCTGGTGTTCGCCAATACCGATGCCGCATCGGGCGTGCGCAACATCCTCAAGACCAAAGGCGGCGGCCTTGAAGTGGGCCCGATCCTTATGGGGATGGGCAATAAGGCGCATATCGTGACGCCTTCGATCACACCCCGCGGTCTCTTGAACATGGCCGCCATCGCAGGCACGCCTGTGACAACCTATGGCTAA
- a CDS encoding CsbD family protein: protein MDWNRIEGNWKQLTGTVKAKWGDLTDDEIAEAEGNRDVLIGKIQLKYGIAKDKAEAQVDEFAESLKH, encoded by the coding sequence ATGGACTGGAATCGTATCGAAGGAAATTGGAAGCAGCTCACCGGCACCGTCAAAGCCAAGTGGGGCGATTTGACCGACGACGAAATCGCCGAGGCCGAGGGCAACCGTGACGTGCTCATCGGCAAGATCCAGCTGAAATACGGGATCGCCAAGGACAAGGCCGAAGCCCAAGTTGATGAATTCGCCGAGTCTTTGAAGCACTAA
- the glyA gene encoding serine hydroxymethyltransferase, which translates to MTATDSGFFTESLETRDPEIFGAIRQELGRQRHEIELIASENIVSAAVMEAQGSVMTNKYAEGYPGRRYYGGCQFVDIAEDLAINRAKELFGCEFANVQPNSGSQANQGVYTALLQPGDTILGMSLDAGGHLTHGAKPNQSGKWFNAIQYGVRKQDSQIDYDQIQALATEHKPKMLIAGGSAIPRIIDFPKMREIADSVGAILLVDMAHFAGLVAAGIYPSPFPYAHVATTTTHKTLRGPRGGMILTNDEDIAKKINSAIFPGIQGGPLMHVIAGKAVAFGEALRPEFKSYQKQVVANAQALADQLMKGGLDIVTGGTDSHVMLVDLRPKGVKGNDTEKALGRAHITCNKNGIPFDPEKPTVTSGVRLGTPAGTTRGFGEAEFRQIADWIVEVVDGLAANGADGNAEIEAKVRAEVEALCEKFPLYPNL; encoded by the coding sequence ATGACTGCTACCGATTCCGGTTTCTTCACCGAAAGCCTTGAAACCCGCGATCCCGAGATCTTTGGCGCAATCCGCCAAGAGCTTGGCCGTCAGCGCCACGAGATCGAACTGATCGCGTCCGAAAACATCGTCTCTGCTGCCGTAATGGAAGCGCAGGGGTCGGTGATGACCAACAAATACGCAGAAGGCTATCCAGGCCGTCGCTACTATGGTGGCTGCCAGTTCGTGGACATCGCAGAAGATCTTGCGATCAACCGCGCCAAGGAACTCTTCGGTTGTGAATTCGCCAACGTACAGCCCAACTCGGGCTCGCAGGCGAACCAGGGTGTTTATACCGCGCTTCTCCAGCCCGGCGACACGATCCTCGGCATGAGCCTCGATGCGGGCGGCCACCTGACCCACGGTGCCAAGCCGAACCAGTCGGGCAAATGGTTCAACGCGATCCAGTATGGCGTGCGCAAGCAGGACAGCCAGATCGACTATGACCAGATCCAGGCGCTGGCCACCGAGCACAAGCCCAAGATGCTCATCGCGGGCGGCTCGGCCATTCCCCGTATCATCGACTTCCCCAAGATGCGCGAAATCGCGGATTCGGTCGGCGCGATCCTTTTGGTGGATATGGCTCACTTTGCGGGTCTCGTGGCTGCGGGCATCTACCCCTCGCCCTTCCCCTATGCGCATGTTGCCACCACCACCACGCACAAGACCCTTCGCGGTCCGCGCGGCGGCATGATCCTCACCAACGACGAGGACATCGCGAAAAAGATCAACTCGGCGATTTTCCCCGGCATTCAGGGCGGCCCGCTCATGCATGTCATCGCAGGCAAAGCCGTTGCGTTCGGCGAAGCGCTGCGTCCCGAGTTCAAATCCTATCAGAAGCAGGTCGTCGCCAACGCTCAGGCGCTTGCAGATCAGCTGATGAAGGGCGGTCTTGATATCGTCACCGGCGGCACCGACAGCCACGTGATGCTCGTCGACCTGCGCCCCAAAGGCGTCAAGGGCAACGACACCGAAAAGGCTCTGGGCCGTGCGCATATCACCTGCAACAAGAACGGCATTCCCTTCGATCCCGAAAAGCCGACCGTGACCTCGGGCGTTCGCCTCGGCACCCCTGCCGGAACCACCCGCGGGTTCGGCGAGGCCGAGTTCCGCCAGATCGCCGACTGGATCGTCGAAGTTGTTGACGGTCTTGCCGCCAACGGCGCAGACGGCAACGCCGAGATCGAAGCCAAGGTCCGTGCAGAAGTCGAAGCGCTCTGCGAAAAGTTCCCGCTCTACCCGAACCTCTAA